The following are encoded together in the Vigna angularis cultivar LongXiaoDou No.4 chromosome 9, ASM1680809v1, whole genome shotgun sequence genome:
- the LOC108322587 gene encoding metal transporter Nramp2: protein MNSQSQQQQQGKQKNREEEEEENHLLHSECESIPLSSPHVLPSNWEHADKEEEEEEKDSVYAAKDKVQIFDLESSGAAGSTAVPPFSWRKLWLFTGPGLLMSVAFLDPGNLEGDLQAGAIAGYSLLWLLMWSTIMGLVIQLLSARLGVATGRHLAELCREEYSNWARLVLWILAEMALIAADIQEVIGSAIAFKILSHGLIPIWAGVVITATDCFFFLFLENYGVRKLEGVFAVFIGTMGLSFAWMFFDTNPSEEELMMGLLIPRLSSKTLRQAVEIVGCVITPHNVFLHSALVQSRDIDIRNKGQVQEALNYYSIESSVALLVTLLINLSVITVFARVFYGTEQANGIGLVNAGQYLEERYGGGLFPILYIWGIGLLAAGQSSTITGTYAGQFITEGFLKLNIKKWLRALITRSCAIVPTMICAIVFNTSESSLDTLNEWLNVVQAIQIPFALIPLLTLVSKEEVMGTFRIGPIVEKVAWSVAVLVILVYGYMLLDFFLEEVDGVLFGFVVCLGAAAWISFIVYLVQHSGAIPSLMTRSPNSRGFFSLSGN from the exons ATGAACTCTCAGTCACAACAACAGCAACAAGGCAAACAGAAAAACcgagaagaggaggaagaagaaaaccaTTTGTTACATTCAGAATGCGAGTCAATACCGTTGTCTTCACCCCATGTATTACCCTCAAACTGGGAACATGcagacaaagaagaagaagaagaagagaaagactCCGTGTATGCAGCCAAGGACAAGGTGCAGATATTTGACTTGGAGTCTTCCGGCGCAGCAGGGTCCACGGCGGTGCCGCCGTTTTCGTGGAGGAAGCTGTGGCTGTTCACAGGGCCAGGGTTGTTGATGAGCGTGGCGTTTTTGGACCCGGGGAACCTCGAAGGGGATCTTCAAGCTGGTGCGATTGCAGGTTACTCCTTGCTTTGGTTGTTGATGTGGTCCACCATCATGGGGTTGGTGATACAACTTCTGTCGGCGAGGCTCGGGGTGGCGACCGGGCGGCACCTGGCGGAGCTGTGCAGGGAGGAGTACTCCAATTGGGCAAGGTTGGTTCTGTGGATCTTGGCTGAGATGGCTCTCATTGCTGCTGATATTCAGGAGGTTATTGGCAGTGCCATTGCTTTCAAGATTCTTAGCCATGGCCTTATCCCCATTTGGGCTGGTGTGGTTATCACAGCCACGGATTG tttcttttttctatttctcgAGAACTATGGAGTGAGGAAGTTGGAAGGAGTTTTCGCAGTTTTCATTGGCACTATGGGCCTTTCTTTTGCGTGGATGTTCTTTGATACAAACCCCAGTGAAGAAGAACTAATGATGG GTCTTTTAATCCCAAGACTGAGTTCAAAAACTCTTCGCCAGGCTGTGGAAATTGTGGGGTGTGTGATAACCCCACATAATGTGTTCCTCCATTCTGCATTGGTACAATCAAGGGACATTGATATCCGTAACAAAGGCCAGGTTCAAGAGGCTCTCAACTACTACTCAATTGAGTCCTCAGTTGCACTTTTAGTCACACTGTTGATCAATCTATCTGTAATAACAGTTTTTGCTAGAGTGTTCTATGGTACAGAACAGGCCAATGGCATAGGATTGGTAAATGCAGGGCAATATCTTGAGGAAAGGTATGGGGGAGGGTTGTTTCCAATTCTCTACATATGGGGTATTGGTTTATTAGCAGCTGGCCAAAGTAGTACCATAACTGGCACGTATGCTGGCCAGTTTATAACAGAGGGTTTTCTTAAGCTCAACATAAAGAAGTGGTTGAGGGCATTGATTACCAGAAGTTGTGCAATTGTTCCAACTATGATTTGTGCTATTGTTTTTAATACATCAGAAAGTTCATTGGACACCTTGAATGAATGGCTTAATGTGGTCCAGGCAATACAGATTCCTTTTGCTCTTATCCCCCTTCTCACTTTGGTGTCCAAAGAGGAGGTGATGGGAACCTTCAGAATAGGGCCTATAGTAGAG AAAGTGGCTTGGAGTGTGGCTGTGCTGGTAATATTGGTTTATGGATATATGTTATTAGATTTCTTCCTGGAAGAAGTAGATGGAGTATTGTTTGGTTTTGTGGTCTGCCTTGGTGCTGCAGCATGGATTTCATTTATTGTATATTTGGTTCAACACAGTGGTGCCATTCCTTCACTCATGACCAGGTCCCCTAATTCAAGAggttttttctctctttctgggAACTAA
- the LOC108322607 gene encoding 50S ribosomal protein L3-2, mitochondrial codes for MLALSRGFVWRLQRLAIDSPSPLRFLSYDAAIQTPIIDPKPGLMTSNSKRTGLIAVKCGMSALWDKWGARIPITVLWVDDNIVSQVKTPEKEGFCSLQIGCGQKKEKHLTQPEVGHFRAQGVPLKRKLKEFPVTEDALLPAGTSLNVRHFVPGQYVDITGITKGKGFQGVMKRHGFKGMPASHGASLSHRSLGSTGHITGPGRVFKGKKMPGRMGGDQRTVKNVWVYKIDPARNLMWVKGQVPGATGNFVFIKDAVYEKPDISLLPFPTYFAPEDQDTHNLKPLVAELGDVDPFIVTD; via the exons ATGCTCGCATTATCGAGAGGCTTTGTTTGGCGTCTGCAACGTTTGGCCATCGATTCACCCTCGCCGCTCCGATTTCTTAGTTACGATGCAGCGATTCAGACTCCGATTATTGATCCAAAACCCGGTTTGATGACCTCAAATTCCAAGCGAACTGGGCTTATAGCGGTAAAGTGTGGAATGAGCGCTCTTTGGGATAAATGGGGTGCTAGAATCCCAATCACTGTGCTTTGGGTGGATGATAACATTGTGTCTCAGGTTAAGACCCCAGAGAAAGAAGGTTTTTGTTCTCTCCAG ATTGGTTGTGGACAGAAGAAGGAAAAACATTTGACCCAGCCTGAAGTTGGTCATTTTAGGGCGCAAGGAGTTCCACTGAAGAGAAAGCTTAAGGAGTTCCCAGTGACAGAGGATGCACTACTTCCTGCAGGAACATCACTTAATGTTCGCCATTTTGTTCCCGGCCAGTATGTTGATATCACGGGAATaaccaaaggaaaaggttttcag GGTGTGATGAAGCGGCATGGATTTAAGGGAATGCCAGCATCCCATGGTGCTTCATTGTCCCACCGAAGCCTTGGTTCTACTGGTCATATAACTGGTCCTGGAAGG GTTTTTAAAGGTAAAAAGATGCCTGGGAGAATGGGTGGAGATCAAAGAACAGTTAAAAATGTATGGGTCTACAAGATTGATCCAGCAAGGAATTTGATGTGGGTGAAAGGCCAG GTTCCAGGAGCTACAGGGaactttgtttttataaaagatGCTGTATACGAAAAACCTGACATATCTCTACTTCCTTTCCCAACTTACTTTGCCCCAGAAGACCAAGATACTCATAATTTGAAACCATTGGTTGCTGAGCTAGGAGATGTGGATCCATTTATCGTTACTGATTGA
- the LOC108322608 gene encoding serine acetyltransferase 5: MPTGLPAANTVVSSDDEGWVWAQIKAEARRDAESEPALASYLYSTILSHSSLERSLSFHLGNKLCSSTLLSTLLYDLFLNAFSSDPSLSSAAVADLRAARERDPACVSYSHCLLNYKGFLACQAHRVAHLLWRQSRRPLALALHSRIADVFAVDIHPAARIGKGILFDHATGVVVGETAVIGNNVSILHHVTLGGTGKVGGDRHPKIGDGVLIGAGATILGNIKIGEGAKVGAGSVVLIDVPPRTTAVGNPARLVGGKETPSKHEDVPGESMDHTSFISEWSDYII, from the exons ATGCCGACGGGGCTACCGGCGGCGAACACCGTCGTCTCGAGCGACGACGAGGGCTGGGTGTGGGCTCAGATCAAGGCGGAGGCGCGCCGCGACGCCGAGTCGGAGCCGGCGCTGGCGAGCTACCTGTACTCGACGATCCTCTCGCACTCCTCGCTCGAACGTTCTCTCTCGTTCCACCTGGGTAACAAGCTCTGTTCTTCTACGCTACTATCCACTCTCCTCTACGACCTCTTCCTCAACGCCTTCTCCTCCGACCCCTCGCTCAGTTCCGCCGCCGTCGCGGACCTCCGCGCTGCCCGCGAACGTGACCCTGCCTGCGTTTCCTACTCTCACTGTCTTCTCAATTACAAAGGCTTCCTCGCCTGCCAG GCGCACCGTGTGGCACACCTGTTGTGGCGGCAATCGCGGCGGCCGTTGGCATTGGCACTGCACTCTCGGATTGCTGATGTGTTTGCGGTGGATATTCACCCGGCGGCGAGGATTGGGAAGGGGATTCTGTTTGATCATGCCACTGGGGTGGTGGTGGGGGAGACAGCGGTGATTGGGAACAATGTATCCATTCTGCACCATGTCACGCTGGGCGGGACTGGCAAGGTTGGTGGTGACAGGCATCCCAAGATTGGGGATGGGGTGCTTATTGGCGCTGGTGCTACAATTCTGGGAAATATCAAGATTGGGGAAGGTGCAAAGGTTGGTGCCGGCTCGGTGGTTTTGATTGATGTGCCGCCAAGGACCACCGCAGTTGGGAACCCGGCGAGGTTGGTTGGTGGGAAGGAGACACCCTCTAAGCATGAGGATGTGCCTGGGGAGTCCATGGACCATACTTCCTTTATCTCTGAGTGGTCAGATTATATCATTTGA